One window of the Bacteroidetes Order II. bacterium genome contains the following:
- a CDS encoding ABC transporter substrate-binding protein → MKRIFLFLLLLLPATSASAQAVPKNEVAEFTFERGLELYRQQEYNLAYQRFSRVVSDFPLNQKTTAAMLMGARALFSQGMFKESIELANQLLSKYPDSRYVSDASRLKSMASGQNNNPQQPQVFNLGIALPLKASDTYVRALFNGIRIAVEDYNNSRPRIPVKMVFRDSGGELDPAQIAMTSLIRDGKVGAVIGPLFSQEALSAAEVADRSQVVMVAPVATESRVSDGKRYVFQASSTFTMRGQLMARYAVSDLGYKNVGVAYESNSQNEQTVQSFTAEVRRLGGTVVFSKALTSASEWAKFGRSIPATQLAQAQAIYMPINGRDAARNIESALTSLDQVRATNVVLGNSDWHDLSNADLASRYRAAYTSDFWVSPTDPRVQEFARKYQSVTGQMPDELGLSHAGYDLTNFLITQIRNTPEGSSLQQQIRTAIPFDGLGRRYDFRNGNQNQAVFYLRYRNGLITLDR, encoded by the coding sequence ATGAAACGTATTTTTCTCTTTCTCCTTTTGCTCTTGCCCGCGACAAGTGCGTCCGCACAGGCCGTTCCTAAAAACGAAGTGGCGGAATTTACCTTCGAGCGCGGTTTAGAATTGTACCGTCAGCAAGAATACAATTTGGCCTACCAACGTTTTTCGCGGGTTGTTTCGGACTTTCCGCTGAACCAAAAAACTACCGCAGCCATGTTGATGGGGGCACGGGCCTTGTTTTCGCAAGGGATGTTTAAAGAAAGTATCGAGTTGGCCAACCAACTTTTAAGCAAATATCCGGATAGCCGCTATGTTTCGGATGCCAGCAGGCTAAAAAGCATGGCATCTGGCCAGAACAATAACCCACAACAGCCCCAAGTGTTTAACCTAGGCATTGCCCTACCACTTAAAGCAAGTGACACCTATGTACGGGCCTTGTTTAACGGTATCCGAATTGCCGTAGAAGATTACAACAATTCACGTCCACGAATTCCAGTTAAAATGGTATTCCGAGACTCCGGCGGAGAACTGGACCCCGCTCAAATTGCCATGACATCGCTCATCCGAGATGGTAAAGTTGGTGCGGTCATCGGGCCATTGTTTAGTCAAGAGGCACTTTCGGCTGCCGAAGTTGCAGACCGTTCACAAGTAGTAATGGTCGCGCCTGTTGCAACCGAAAGTCGGGTTTCGGACGGAAAGCGCTATGTCTTCCAAGCCAGTTCGACCTTCACCATGCGTGGTCAACTGATGGCACGGTACGCCGTTTCCGATCTGGGATACAAAAATGTGGGGGTTGCTTATGAGAGCAATTCACAAAATGAACAAACCGTACAATCTTTCACTGCCGAAGTGAGGAGGTTGGGCGGAACGGTGGTCTTTAGCAAGGCATTGACCTCGGCCAGTGAATGGGCAAAATTCGGACGTTCCATTCCGGCAACCCAACTCGCGCAAGCCCAAGCTATCTATATGCCCATTAATGGCCGAGACGCGGCCCGAAATATCGAAAGTGCCCTTACATCGTTAGATCAGGTGCGCGCTACCAATGTGGTCTTGGGAAATTCCGATTGGCATGACTTGTCTAATGCCGATTTGGCAAGCCGTTATCGGGCAGCTTATACGAGCGATTTTTGGGTAAGCCCCACCGACCCGCGAGTTCAGGAATTTGCACGAAAATATCAATCCGTAACAGGTCAAATGCCAGATGAGTTGGGACTTTCTCATGCTGGTTACGATTTGACCAATTTTTTAATCACGCAAATTCGCAATACACCAGAAGGCAGTTCGCTCCAGCAACAAATCAGGACAGCCATACCGTTCGATGGACTGGGGCGCCGCTATGATTTCCGAAATGGCAATCAAAACCAAGCCGTTTTCTACCTCCGTTACCGCAATGGTCTGATTACCTTAGACCGTTAA